The segment aaaaaaaggagagggggGGGGGCGGTGGCGATTTTGCTTTGGTGATAAAATCCAAAGTATCTTAAAATCTGATGCCCTCACTTATCCCCTGCCTTATCCCTCTAACCAGACACGAAAAAGCTCCTATTCCACGTAATAGATCTATCCCTTCAACAGGACAAGGGATATCCCTTCCAAATTTATTCCATATTCAGAGATGCAACTGAATTCATCTTGTATTTGTTATGCACTGAGATGGAAGAGATAACAAACTTTTGGTTTGTGACTCTGTCATATTCAATTTGTCACattgaatctcaaaatatttgATGTATCTGCATACCAAATTATTGTATAAGTTGGGGCACTTGAATGCCAAAATCTTTATGTACCAAAAGAAAATACCAAAATCTTTGTTATGGGCCTTGAGATGGGGAATTCGGTTTTATTGATGAGTCCACCTAATGCAAGAAATTTTCTTGAATAAAGCAAATTGATGTTCTAATTGTAACTTATGCTATATGTAGATCCAAGATCGGCGGTCGTGAACTGACCGAACCGAGTGGTTCAGCGTATATCTTGCCAAACTGACACCAAGTTGGGATAGTTCGCCAACATGGTTGGTTCCTTTATAAAACCTAGCCCCTCTGGTTTGATTGTTTTGATGGTTCCAGAGCTTTCATTGGTCTCTCTTGCTCTCTCTTTGCCAGCAGAATATTGGCCTAATAACCCAATTGCAAGAAAGCTCTTCATTGGTCACCACAATTAAATCTTGGAGATTAATGGTGCTATGAGAAAATAGGTTTTATTTCACTATCTGGAGATGAAATCAATGCAATAGAGGCGAGTTAGCTTACTTTATAATTATATGAGTCTTGGGATGAAGCATCATGATAGTTtagtaatttttctttttatttttattttttaccattGTTAATATTTGTTTCTGCACAAAGACGATTAATGGTGTGGTTCAGAGGACAATGCTCTAGCAAATTTTGAAAGTTCTGACATGAAAGGAGAAATATGGGAAATGAATGAGGGTAGTGAACAAAGATAAGAGAAGGAAAGCAGATAGCAGAAGGAAAAAGATAGGAGAAGAGAGGATAATGGGAAGAAATAGGAGATGCAACTGATGCATAGGAGGTGTTGGGATAAATTAACCTATGGTTCTTTGGAGAGGAATTGTTATTTGTCCATCGGACTATCGGAAGCATTGTCATCTTGTGCATGGATCAGCCAACCATTTGCTCTCCTCCAAATAAGGGGTGCATAACTTACATGACAAAATACTGCAGTACCTAATTTAACTTTGTAACACTGTTTGCAACTCTTTTCTTGGACTTTTATAAATTTTGACAACTtattcaagaaaagaaaaggtaaaagaaaaagagagaggagcaaAAACCTCACTGCTTCATCTGTCAGCATAACCATCGCTATTAATAGCTTTATTAAGTTTATAATTGGGCTGAGACACTGAAATAGTCCAAGTCTATTGGTTAGTTTGACTTTGTGAATGTGGAGGCATCTCCTGAATTGGAAGGCACAATTTCAATCTGGTTGCTGTCAAGTGTTAGATATTCTTTTTCTTGCATTATATTCCAGATATGATGCAATTACAATATGGTTAGGTATGGCATAAGGTAGCCTGTTGCTTGCCTTGATTGCTTACAATTACTTGCAGTGGCAGGGCTGAGGTGGTTGATCTCTTTGTAAAACACAACGTTGAGGAAATAAAATGAGTATTTTCCATCTGTCAGGCCTTCTATCCTGTGGAGTGACTTAGTTCACCATAGCAGTTCTTAAGCATTTTGTGACTGTTTGCAACGATTACTTAGGATGTTGTCTCCTATTGAATCTTTTGAAATGCTCCGCTACAATGATCTGCTAGACTTTGCCAAAACCGACAGCGTATACTGGTTTTTTAGTAATATAAGTTATATTCCTTAGTTTGTCTTGCACATACCCAATAAGTCATAAAGGACTTTATGATGTGCTGCATCTTGTGATTTGTATAATTTGCTTCCTTTTGCAGTCTGGCTCACCTTATGCCTTTCCTACAATTTTCAGGAAAAGGCTCCAGTGACAGAAGGGATTCCtcatagaagtttaaatttcactCTAGAGCTTTTAAGCAGTACATCTTTTGCCAGACAGTTGGCTGATCAAATGACACTTGCGAAGGCTTTTGTAGTGATTGCGAAAGAGCATAGTAACTTTCAACTTGCTTGGGAGCTTAGCTCACAGATCAGAAATTGCCAACGGTTGCTCTCTCAAGCGGCTGTGAGAGGGAAACCTGTCACCCAGGAAGAAGCCCATCCTGTAGTCAGTCGCCTAGCACAGCTGATATACAATGCCCAAGACTCCCATTATGACATCAGCACTGTGATAACAACATTGAAGAACCATGCCTTTGCCCTTGAAGAACGTGCAAATGCAGCGACAGCGCAGAGTGCAGCTTTTGGTCAATTAGCTGCTGAAGCCATGCCAAAAAGTCTCCACTGTTTGAACATAAAACTGACAGAAGAGTGGTTTAGAGATCCAATACTAAGAAAACTCGGAGATGAGCATAGGAACTCACCCCGGCTTATGGACAACAACTTATACGATTTCTGCATATTCTCTGATAATGTGCTGGCGACCTCGGTGGTGGTGAATTCCACTGTCTCCAATGCTGAGCATCCTCAACAGCTTGTGTTTCATGTGGTTACCGATGAGGTCAATTACCGGTCCATGATGACCTGGTTTCTCAGGAATGACTTTAAAGGATgtacaatagaagttcggagaatagaaGAGTTCTCTTGGTTGAATGCCTCGTACTCCCCATTGGTCAAACAGTTGTTGGATGGAAGAACCCAGGCTTATTACTTCATGGGTGGTTCCGTAGATCAGAATGGGGAAACAAAGTTCAGGAACTCAAAATTTGCTTCATTGTTGAACCACTTGCGTTTCTATATCCCACAAATATACCCACTTTTGGAGAAGGTAGTTTTTCTTGATGACGATGTCGTGGTGCAGAAGGATCTAACCCCTCTATTTTCAGTGGAATTGCATGGGAATGTAATTGGAGCTGTTGAGACTTGCCTTGAGGCGTTCCATCGGTTCTACAAGTATCTCAATTTCTCCAATCCACTGGTCAGCTCAAAAATTGATCCTCAAGCATGTGGGTGGGCATTTGGAATGAATATCTTTGATCTGATAGCATGGAAGAAAGCAAATGTGACTGCAATGTATCACTACTGGCAGGAGCAGAATGCTGACCGGATGCTCTGGAAGACAGGCACGCTTCCTCCTGGCCTTCTTGCATTTTATGGGCTGATGGAGCCACTTGACAGGAGATGGCATGTTCTGGGATTGGGGTATGACATGGACATTGATGATAGGTTGATAGAGAGCGCAGCTGCTGTGCACTATAGTGGGAATTTGAAGCCATGGCTAAAGTTGGCCATTAGCAGATATCAACATTTATGGAATCAGTACATGAATTCCACACATCCATATCTTAAAGAGTGTAGCACCCATTGAAGCATTGCAGTTTCACTCTATTCTTCTTTTTGACGTTCCCTCAATTTACCGCAGTCAAGTTAAAAGTTTCATTCTGATGGTTgtcatttttgaaatatttattttttgaagagaAAAAGTCATGCACAAGGGGGCAGGGAGGGGGGATTCATATTGGAAGATGCAATAATTTGTTAGATCTTACATTTCTTTGGACCTCAAATTTTGGTAACTGGACTGGATAATTGGACACCAATTGTAAAACAGAAATTCACTTGGATCAGTTCTCAGCTCTTTTGAAATTGAAAGTGTTACAAAGTCCTCTATAttaattttaggactcctttgatTATATAGGAGTGCAGTTTCTATTAGCATGTTTGGTAACACCAATGCAATGCCATGTCTTATTAGAgtgataattttagttttctgaaGGTTAAAGTTCCCTGGACATTAATTTGGGATTTTGCTCAGGATTAGACTTGTAAATCATTTCTTAAGAGCTTATTAATGGTGCAGTTCGTTGTTCTATCTTTATggggtatgcatgtatatatgttttGGTGTCTGTGATTTATATACTGTTAAGATGGATCGATGACTGTTGCATTACATTGTATGAATGTGGCCATGCATGGATGAATGCCTGCGGATTTGCCTCCATATGGGAAATAAGGTTTAAAGTTGCAGGCAAATTTATTGGTGTTGATGTTGATTACTTGAAGCTTGTGAGACTGAGCAGCAGACAACCCAACTTGTCCATCTGTTTGTGCTTTCGATCACCTCGGCATGTTCGGTGTTGCTTCTATTTTGTAAGAGAGAAGGAGAAGCTAGAATCTAGGCTTTCTAGCTTCTTCTGAAAatgcttttttgatttttttccccCCCCTGCTTGTAGGAGCATTTCTGACATTATGTCACCAAAtacttattttttctctttaaaatcACCAGACACTTTTCTTAAGCAACACTAAACATGCCCTCAAAATCATCATTCTGTTAGACCAATGATCGTCTATGCTTGCACTGTGATAGATTTGATCCTTGACATCAATCTGGACATAGCTAAAAGAAATCAGTCTATGGAGTCCCAATTTTTCCAACAATACATGGCCCACAAAAGTTGCTTCAGGTCTCCTGGCTTGCCACCATCACATGAGTTAGGATCCATGCTTGAT is part of the Elaeis guineensis isolate ETL-2024a chromosome 15, EG11, whole genome shotgun sequence genome and harbors:
- the LOC105058120 gene encoding hexosyltransferase GAUT11, giving the protein MRRRAPEFRRPARRRLLDWIWWLLGIFVVAGLVLFVVHHHHQDRFGPPIREKAPVTEGIPHRSLNFTLELLSSTSFARQLADQMTLAKAFVVIAKEHSNFQLAWELSSQIRNCQRLLSQAAVRGKPVTQEEAHPVVSRLAQLIYNAQDSHYDISTVITTLKNHAFALEERANAATAQSAAFGQLAAEAMPKSLHCLNIKLTEEWFRDPILRKLGDEHRNSPRLMDNNLYDFCIFSDNVLATSVVVNSTVSNAEHPQQLVFHVVTDEVNYRSMMTWFLRNDFKGCTIEVRRIEEFSWLNASYSPLVKQLLDGRTQAYYFMGGSVDQNGETKFRNSKFASLLNHLRFYIPQIYPLLEKVVFLDDDVVVQKDLTPLFSVELHGNVIGAVETCLEAFHRFYKYLNFSNPLVSSKIDPQACGWAFGMNIFDLIAWKKANVTAMYHYWQEQNADRMLWKTGTLPPGLLAFYGLMEPLDRRWHVLGLGYDMDIDDRLIESAAAVHYSGNLKPWLKLAISRYQHLWNQYMNSTHPYLKECSTH